GTCAGCTGAGTGCCGTTGTGGTAACATTTACCTAACGTAATGCTTGAGTAACTTTATTGGATGtatgtgcaatactcacctgtttcacTATAGTTTTTAATAGAATTTACTACACCAGGAGAGTTGTACGCTGTCTTTTCCTACCAGTTCTACAAGATGCTGAGCCATCTTTATTGACTAGCTGCAGACCCTCTGGTTGTGTACTTAATGTCACAAagtgtattacattttattccacatTTGTGTATTGGACACTTTATACTACTGTATGATACACTTATCACTCACAGTTTAAGATATAATCACTTTATTATTGATAATTGCACAATAAGGTACACATATCACAATATATTCTTATTGAAATCACTTTATTTCTTCACAATCTGGTGCGTGTAACTATATATCTTTTCGTTCCTATATACTCCTCTGACACACCTTCCATCTCATCCCGAATGTCTCACTATTCACCTGCCCGTcacttgtgttctgctcaaggaagtcttctgtctaccccttttgcatctaaagccctcCCCCGCCTAgaacctctcactgactgccccacacctttggaatgcccttcccctcaatacccgactagcaccctctctatccacctttacagcccatcttaaaacacacctctttaattaaGCATCAGGGTATCTctgttggctgatactatacatcgcATACATTTATCATGACCCCTTGCTGATGCACTAACCCCAGCAACCccccactgtctctgtaagttcaccctacataccacttagattgtaagctcttcggggcaggaacttTACTTTTGCTAAagtctacttttatgtatgaagcacttattcctattatgCCAGGTGTGTTACtcctgtaaagcgctatgtacatggatggcgctatacaacgaaagacatacatacaagtgGATGCAGAGGAGTGAATGCCGATTATGCCATCATGTGGTATGTCATGACATTACTTGTGGTCTACGTCATGACAGGGGCGCGTAAACAGGGGGGCACGTctcacttacccggcttcagtccacgcgtctccatggagatgcggcgtcaaatgacgccacgggtcacgtgacatgagccccgcggcatcattttacGCCACATTAGTAGAGGGGCGGTgcgacacagggggagagcagacggggggcgcagcacaggaagtttgcgcacccctggtctacgtAATACCATTCACTACCACAGGGAAGAGAGGTTTTATATTTCCACCAGAAGAGAGGTTTTATATTTCCACCATCTATATTTTCCCTTGGTAATCTCCCAGGAAACTGCACCCAGGCAAATTATACAGTCTACTTCCTTTGGCTACTCTAAGTGACACACCAACATCATTCCAGAGCTTCATTTAATATGGGTGGTGTGAAAAAAGTTCAGACAATGCTACCTGGAGTCCTCTGGTCTACCGGACTTGATGTAGTACTTGTGAGCTCCCTCCTGTGTGTTATACACCTTGTCAGGATCACAGGCCTTCTCCTTGTAAACCCGCCACCTGTCAGCAGCTTGAGACAAATACGAAGAGCCATTCTCCAACCGATCTATCTTCCTCTGGTCTCCAGTGCGGCCCTCCTGAGGATTTCAATCTGCCATATTTCAGATGAGAAGAAACAAAGGCATATGCATCAACCGTCACAAAGGCGAGTTAAGTCTTCACCTGAATGCTGGGAGCATCCATTTCCTGCTGCCTTTGTtagtgtcaatgtatcaaggttaGTTTAGCTGAATTTGCTCAGTTAACAGTTTGGGTGGGGTCTATGGAGCAGTTAAGAGTAATATTATAATGCATCGTATAAAAGTTTGCATCTGTAAATGGTGCAGTGTTCCTTTCTCGTTGCACCAATAAAATCTCTCagatgggtgggggagaggggaggctgCTGTATATGCTGCTGGGTGCCTACAGACACTACTGCGGTGGGAATCCAGCAATACAAATAATGCTGTGGCAATCCAGTCTTGATGCAATTATTTGTTTATTGAAAGATTTTTGGCAACATTTTGGCATTACATTCGCACCTTCATCGTGACCAATAAAAGCTGTGATGGGGACACTGAAACTGTGACACGGGTTTCAGAGACAGGGCTGCCTCCTACCCTTCACTCAATAGGAAGATGTATTCATATAGTGAAATACAATGAATATAATccatttaacatggaccccttacAAACTCAATGTAAAAGGCGGGAGTGAGTGACTTATACAGAAATACGATTATAGCCCAGGAGTCTGACATGTGTCCGCATCAAACATTATTCATGGGAACCCTCCACGGCCTCAGCCGCTGGGGAAGCAGCCGCGACCTACACCGCCCCGAGCACCAGTACGATGTCTCTACCGGccgtgtctcactgtctctcggCTCCCATTGCACGAGAGACCCCGTGCTGCGCCCTGCACACCGGTAACCGGGGAGGACACGAGGGAAAGAGGCGGCGGAAGCAATCGGCCGCAGATGGAAGATAAAGCTCCCCGCTGGAGGGCAAAGTACGTGACACGATAACGTACCAATGTGGTGGGAAAGTGTCCCCGAGGCGGCCATCTTTGTTGGTGGCACGTTGCCCGCGTCGCGCCTCGATTACCACCAGTGAGTGAAGCCGGCTGCGTGCCAAGCCTCGTTTCCGCTGGTGCCGCACTGCCTTCTGGGACCAGGGTGTACTATTTGAAATAATAAAGGTCTACGCGCGCTAACTGTGGCTTTGCAGAGAGGATCGGTGACTGGCTATAACGCGGGTACTGTGTGTCGTGCTGAAGTCTGCCGGGAGCACCAGTAAGGCGCTCCTCCACTCTTGTCTAATGATTATTTATTGGCAGGGACGCCTTTCCCCAGTGTTCACTTCTGtgtttgaagcgcttattccctttATATACTAGTAATATATCCAGGGggcgttttttttttaagggagaTGGTGTGGGTGTTATATGCAAGAATACGGGGTGTGTTTCTAAACTGTATTCAACCATGCAGCTTGGAAGGAGCTTTgcctttaataaaaacaaaacaggTTTCCCCTCCTGTGGAGAGCAGTGGGGTCACTCACCTCCGCTGGAtcagctgtggggaccccctgctccctagAAGGTAATGCTGCTATCTCTTCTGTTTTTAAAGGTCCCACGGCACATGGACCAAGAGGAAGCCGTATGAGGGGAtgttacagcttcctattggcccgtgggacCACTAAACTGCCATTTTCTGTACCCCGCAGGAGATACTACCCATTCTgatctgtatcttgggaagcagggggcccccagagCTGCCTCcaccatattaaaaaaatattttttttgcatttgttacTTTGAGATcttttcttgccctttccaatggTTCGCTAAGGAAATATAAGcattaagtgtctgggaggcttaaatggagctctctccagagcccagtgtaactgttaccatggtaacctcagatgctggagagttaaaaaaaacatgtaattgGAAGAACCTATACAGGGAGCAATATAGTAACCTTATTTGAGTTAAACCCCTATAGACTTCTGAGGGGTGGGATTGCTGGTTTAAAGTcaaaaaaatgttgttttcatGCAGGCCATGCAAACACCTGATGGGGTCTCGACTCCCAAAGGGGGGTCAACAGAAAAACGTGGTGTCCAGTTCCAGAGCACTGGGTTTCCTCATAGAGGCCTGACCTCAGCACGCAGACACACACCCTTCCGTCAAGCCCCGTCAAAGAGGACGATACTACAGAAATCCCTCGTGGAGGTGAGTTTACTTGGGAACAGAAGCCAATGACCACTCTATAAACTCATGGGGTCTCTTCCTCTCCCATCATTTTGGTTACTAATCTTGCAGAGGCTTCTAGTCCTAACAGGGAATACATATAGGTGGAGAAATGTAGGAGCCTGCTGGAATTTTTAGAAGCCACTTGGGTGGCGGGAGAGGGTTAGTGACTGACACAGCATTAAACTGCCATTGAATAACTACAAGTATTACTGCCTGTTAGCGGCTCTGTGCGTGCACGCGTCAGTGTATACCTCACAACCAGGCACGAGTTGACTGCAGAGACATAATCCCAGAGCAATTAGTGCAGTAATGACTGTCATGTCAGTCGCTGCTAAGAACCGGCGTCGGCGCTCCCAGTCATGCTTTGCACTTGCGTTGGTAAAGCATGATTCGGCTGTTGCTGGTTGTGGCGATGATGGCTCAGTCAGCACTGCCAGCGCCAGGCCAGAAAATGTAGACACCTGGGATATTTCCATCCCTGAAAATATTTCTTGCGTGCATAGTGATTCATAAATATCAGGTGTGTGACATACGACGGGCATaggtttataggggtccatgtaaaaatgtattagaaGTAGGGAGTGACACATTTgaatgccattacccagaatccctggctgcaatggaagcacggTTTGCTAATAGAGaatagggaaagacagggttgcagagaCATGCAAGTGTATCCACAAGTGttatttttatgtactgtacagtagtagtgttttttgtcttttttttttttaatttttctacccaccataactttttaatATCTGATAAATATCAGAAAAAGTTGTTTGAGTAATAACACAGGGGAATAATGAGCAAAGCAAAATATTCTATTAATTATTACACATTTTTAATTCCTCTGGATTCGTTTATTTGTTCAATACTGACCAAGATCTGGAACTTAATGTTTAACAATCAATACAACTCCTAAGGCAGAAAATAGAAgtattgtctgtgtgtgttggaGCAGACAGACCTCTGTTATGTGCAAATGGTATTTTTTGACAAACGGAGCCAGATTTTTGTAATAACACTAACTTTGGGGCAGGGATGGAATACCCGGGCACCTAAAACTCCGCATCCGGCACCTCTCCTGTGCACAGATTAACAGGTCAAGTAAATTCTGTGCAACTCAGTGCAAAGCACCAGGGGAGAATTGGAGGTGGGGCTAGTTGGAGATAAGGGAACATGTGAGAGTCACAGATTTACACAGTGAACTAGACTATGATGGGTCTAGGGGGTTAGCTAGAATGCCTCCCATGAGTTGGTGAACCTGGTTTAAATTCCAGTGACTGCTCTCCAtgtgcaagtcattttatctcatGCCTCAAGCATGACAAGTAGACTAAGCTCTTTGGTGGATTCTAAGTGCTGGGCCACATATTGCCAGCTGTGTATAAAATATTTTCCAACACGTGTGACAAGCAATTAAAAACGTAATGACTTTATTCGGTCACTAGAATGTTAGTTTGCGTTGCATTTAGTGTAAAGAGCTACTTGCGTATTTCTATAAAAATGAACATTCATTGTAATACTGCACAGCCTCGCAGGTTTAGCATGTTCTATTCACCCGCTACTAAATATTTCTGATGTGGTTTCAGGAAACCGTTGATCCGTTGAAGATTGCTCACCTTCTCCGCAAGCAGTGGAGCTTATACAGCGTGACACCGATGCACAGGTTCTCATACACGAACCTGAAGGATTATGCCAGGCTCCTATCTGCCCACATCGCTGCAGAGAAGCAGAAAGGGCTCGCCATTGAGGTGGGCGTGGAGCTCAACCTGAAAGTGACCTTCTCAAATCTGCCTGGGCTCAAGGGAAGAGCGCGAGATCCCGGGGCAGTACTTGTCCAGGTGAGGATTGCTGCAGGCAGTGTGTGATTATATACTGGTCACTACAAAGCTATTCACTAAACTGCCATACTACAGTAGTTTTCAATTGTTATGGCCATTAACTTAAATAGTTGAAATTAATTTGTAACAAGTTGTATCCGCTTGGGGGCACTGCTTCTTTCATGCAGATATTTTTATTTTACCTGAGCCCCCAACATAATTCTCCCTAGATTACCCCCCTCCCCTGTTTTGACACAACTACAAACATGGCTGTGGGGTCACCAAGACAAAGCTGCAACATAATCTCCTGATGTTCCAGTGTTTCTATTGTCCACCATTTTGTGTCCCCATGCACACGTTCAGCTGGTGCCCGAGCAGGGGAAGTAGGGATTCCTTGAACGTTGTGGGCCTCGCAGGAGATCTGGAGGATAGGTAGAATAAAAAGAGAAAGCTAGCACTATAAAATGCTGCTAGTAAGTCTCCTTCAGAAGACACCCCAAAAAGCATTGCAGAAATACACCTTTATCTGGCAGTGTATCGCTGCGGGTACCTTTCTGTTACCACTAGATTGTTCCGATTTGTGCTATTACACACCCTACGTGTTAATGCCTCATTAGTTGCACAAAGTAGCATCCTATTGTTGAAACCAGTATCTCCAAAATGTGCTTAAACATTTCTATATTGTTTTCTGTTACTGCAAAATCTTAGGTACACTGTAAATCCTGTATAACCCTTTGTTTGCCAGGGATGTCCAACAGTGCAACTCTGGCATGTAAAGGGATAGGAGTGTTGCCATGCATTCCCTTTTGTGGTCCATCAGCAGTGAATGATGCATAAAAACTCTGATCAGTGCTCGGCCGTCCTGTTACGGTGTTAATAGAAAATATAAATGGGAATGACTTTTTGAAAACTCATACATTTCTAAGAGTTAAAATATAAAAGGAAAAACAGCTTCCAGTAAAGCAGCTCATGGTTTTTATGTTGCAGATTTCAGCCAAACCCCAGTTCTCTGCTGCAGGCGCAGAAGACAAGATTGTGTGGTCAGGCTGGTTCTGTTGCACCTTCGGAGATGATGAGGTTTTAGACATATTACCAGAGACTTTTGTCTGTCTGCCTTTGTTCCTTGTCAGTGGGACAGAAACTCTCACGGCCATAGTGGGAACCTGGTTTCAAAGGATCTTTGACTGCGCTTTCCGTAACTTGCCAGTCAGCGCCCACGATCTTGCCTGGATGGCAGCCATGTGGACTGGCTGCGACGTGCACGGACCTATTGCAGCCACTGAGCTAATCTTCTCAGTGCCATCCGAACCTCACAAACTGGACATTTCTTACGCCATTCACCCAGACGATGCAAGGGCCCTTTGGGACGACATTCACAAAAGCCAGGATGCGGTCACTAAGAAAGAAGTCGACGCCTTCTTCCAGTGTCTTTATACCCACTTTTTCCGACACTTCAAGATCCACTTATCAGCAATGCAGCTCGTAAAGGTGTCAACCTCCGTGGCGTCGGCACACTGTGATGGCAAAGTAAAGGTGGGTAGTTGGGTTTACTTGCATCTTTGGCCAGGATTCTCAGGTAATTCATCTCTTTATTATAGCTTAAAGTCTTTGCTGCCAGGAAGCAGGCATGGTACAATTAGACTGCATTAAGTAGGCTATTGCTAATCGGAATAAGTAAAATCTTTTGCTTCCTTGAGCTATTTGTGACCGGACTTATCTAAACCTTTAACCTTTTTGTGAGCTTTTGCAATGCCATTAACTGAAATGGCGATGTATGTTTCACAGGAGAAAATGAGCGGTTAGACTGCTCACCAATTTAAACAATACTTTCAATTATAGCCGTACTTTGCAACTTAAACCCAGTCACTAAACCGCGGCAAGATTTAAGGCTTTATGTGCTAATCTTAGTTGAATGGGGCGTAGTGTGTGCTAAGGCAAATGGCTGAAGGCCTGATCCCATAATAGTGACACAACCAACTGGTCGTGGGTTTTTTCTATTGCACAATGAGATTGACACAAGTCTGATTTTGTTTCTTTGCTTCACTGTGTCCCTTTACCTATTAAACATACCGTGAAGCTGTTTCTTACTTGTGAACGTTTAAGCCCCGTTCAAATGCATGGAGCTGAAATCATCCTGTGCAAGGGGAAGACTGCTTCACAGCATAGGGGAAGCTGTATGATGGCAACACACCTGTGTAACATCTTTTTATGGCTTTTTTATTTCTATTGACATGAGAATATAATTCTTTTTAGAGCTTGTAGCTGCAATCCcactttttgtattttattttccattttacAGAGTTGGTACTGGGGGTCCGGAGTTAATCCATGCTATTATTAGTTTGGTACCCCCCAATTTCCTGTGACATACACTGAAGGAGCCGGTGCACCTTCATGGGgaataaagaataaaaaaatatgGGGATAACGTTTTGCCAAAGGAAATAACATGCAGGTGTAGCCAACACAATAGGTGCAAAAACAGGATTTccccaaaaaatattaaaatagagCTCTACTTTTTGATACATTTCCATTTCTTTTGGAACAGCGGAGAGAAAGTTtcaggtataaaaaaaaaatgaa
Above is a genomic segment from Ascaphus truei isolate aAscTru1 chromosome 10, aAscTru1.hap1, whole genome shotgun sequence containing:
- the CENPL gene encoding centromere protein L isoform X2, with translation MQTPDGVSTPKGGSTEKRGVQFQSTGFPHRGLTSARRHTPFRQAPSKRTILQKSLVEETVDPLKIAHLLRKQWSLYSVTPMHRFSYTNLKDYARLLSAHIAAEKQKGLAIEVGVELNLKVTFSNLPGLKGRARDPGAVLVQISAKPQFSAAGAEDKIVWSGWFCCTFGDDEVLDILPETFVCLPLFLVSGTETLTAIVGTWFQRIFDCAFRNLPVSAHDLAWMAAMWTGCDVHGPIAATELIFSVPSEPHKLDISYAIHPDDARALWDDIHKSQDAVTKKEVDAFFQCLYTHFFRHFKIHLSAMQLVKVSTSVASAHCDGKVKNHLAPCV
- the CENPL gene encoding centromere protein L isoform X1, with amino-acid sequence MQTPDGVSTPKGGSTEKRGVQFQSTGFPHRGLTSARRHTPFRQAPSKRTILQKSLVEETVDPLKIAHLLRKQWSLYSVTPMHRFSYTNLKDYARLLSAHIAAEKQKGLAIEVGVELNLKVTFSNLPGLKGRARDPGAVLVQISAKPQFSAAGAEDKIVWSGWFCCTFGDDEVLDILPETFVCLPLFLVSGTETLTAIVGTWFQRIFDCAFRNLPVSAHDLAWMAAMWTGCDVHGPIAATELIFSVPSEPHKLDISYAIHPDDARALWDDIHKSQDAVTKKEVDAFFQCLYTHFFRHFKIHLSAMQLVKVSTSVASAHCDGKVKFLCKEHLVQVLKLLTELARNNIQY